The genomic stretch CACGCGTCCGTCGCGGGCCCCGGGACGGGCTGGGCCGCGTCGAGGAAGCCGTCGCCCAGCGTGTAGCCGGTGGTGCACAGCTCCGGCAGGATGACGAGGTCGGCGCCGGCCTCGCCCGCCCGCTCGAGCCACTCGAGCGAGCGGGCGAGGTTGCCGGCGAGGTCGCCGCGTTCAGGCGCGTATTGGCACAACGCGATGCGCATGTCGGCCTCGCCTCCCCGTCACTTGGTGAAGTGCAGGTTCTTCGCGTAGGCGTCCCAGTACCAGAGCGCCGAGAAGTCGTAGCCGGACACCTTCTTGTTGATCGCGAGCGTCTGCTTCGGGTAGTCGATCGCGATCATCGGCACGTCCTCGGCGATGATCGACTGCACCTGCCGCAGGATCTCCGCGCGCTGCTCCGGATCCGTCAGCCCGTTCTGCTGGTGGAGCAGCTCGTCGACCTTCGGGTTCTTGTAGAGCACCTGGTTCGAGCCGCCGTCCCCCGTGTTCGTCGAGAGGAACGTCGGGAAGAGGTTGCCGGCCGGATCCGGGAAGTCGCTGCCCCAGATGTCCATCGCCGCGTCGTAGTCCTTCTTGCCGAGGAGCTGCGTCGCCAGCTGCTGCCACGTGACCTTCTCGATCTGGATGTGGATGCCGATCTTCTCCGCCTCGGCCTGAAGCTGCACGGCCGCGCCGGTGCGGACCGGGTCCGGGTCGACGAGCAGCTTGAAGCTGAAGCCGTTCGGCCGGCTGGACTGCTTCAGGAGTTCCTTCGCCTTCTCCGGGTTGTACGAGTAGTCCGGCAGCGCCTTGTACGCTTCTTCCCACTTGCTCCGATCGCCGAGCGTCCAGAGGCCGGGCGTCACGAGGGTCGGGCCGGCCGGGTCGCTCGCGCCGTGCGCGAACTTGTCCACGATCGCCTTGCGGTCGATGAGGTAGTTCAACGCCTGGCGGATCTTCGGGTCCGTGAACGGTTCGCGGGAGTTGTTGAAGGCGACGTAGTTCACCTGGTCGCCCGTGATCATCTTCAGCGCGACGTTGTCCATCTTCTGGACGAGCGCCAGCTGGTCGGACGGGACGGCGTCGATGGCGAAGTCGATCTCGCCCGTCTTCAGCCCGGCGACGATCGTGGTGCCGTCCGGGATCACGTGGTAGACGAGCTTGTCGAGGTAGGGCCCGCCCGCCGACTTGTCCCAGTAGTTCGGGTTCTTCTTGAGCACGATCTCCTGCCCGGGCGTCCAGGACACGTACATGAACGGCCCGGTGCCCATGATGCCCTCCTCCGGCTTGCCGGCCTTCGGGTGGCTCTCCATCCACTTCTTCTCCACGACGTGCCCCGCCGTGGTAGCCGGCACGTACTGCCAGAAGGCGTCCGGTTGCTTGAGCGTCACCTTGACGGTGTAGTCGTCCACCTTCACGACCTTGTCGACGTTGCCGTACATCCAGCCCACGTAGGACGCCGTCTTGGGATCCATGACGCGCTGCATGCTGTAGACGACGTCGTCCGCCGTCATCGGATTGCCGTCCCAGAACTTGACGTCCTTGCGCAGGTGGTAGATGTAGGTCGTCGGGTCCGGGTTCTCCACGGACTCGGCCAGGTTCGGCTGGACGTGGCCCTGCGCGTCGAACTTCAGGAGCCCCTCCGTCATCTGGTCGACGACCTGGTTCGTCGTGAAGTCGTACGCGAAGGCCGGGTCCAGCGAGACGATGTCGCCCGTCATGGCGATGTTCAGCGTCCCGCCGGGCTGGATCTGCCCGCCCTGGCTGGTCTCGCTTCCGCCGGTGCCCCCGTTCTGGCCCGAGGGCGCCCCGCTGCCGCAACCGGCCACGAGCAGGCCGGCCGCCAGCAGGAGGGCCGCGGCCCTCGCGAACCTCCGCTGTCGTTCCTGCCAACGTCGCCGCAAGTGCATCTCCTCCTTCGAAGTTTCGCGCGGCCCGCCGATCGGCGG from Clostridia bacterium encodes the following:
- a CDS encoding ABC transporter substrate-binding protein; the protein is MRRRWQERQRRFARAAALLLAAGLLVAGCGSGAPSGQNGGTGGSETSQGGQIQPGGTLNIAMTGDIVSLDPAFAYDFTTNQVVDQMTEGLLKFDAQGHVQPNLAESVENPDPTTYIYHLRKDVKFWDGNPMTADDVVYSMQRVMDPKTASYVGWMYGNVDKVVKVDDYTVKVTLKQPDAFWQYVPATTAGHVVEKKWMESHPKAGKPEEGIMGTGPFMYVSWTPGQEIVLKKNPNYWDKSAGGPYLDKLVYHVIPDGTTIVAGLKTGEIDFAIDAVPSDQLALVQKMDNVALKMITGDQVNYVAFNNSREPFTDPKIRQALNYLIDRKAIVDKFAHGASDPAGPTLVTPGLWTLGDRSKWEEAYKALPDYSYNPEKAKELLKQSSRPNGFSFKLLVDPDPVRTGAAVQLQAEAEKIGIHIQIEKVTWQQLATQLLGKKDYDAAMDIWGSDFPDPAGNLFPTFLSTNTGDGGSNQVLYKNPKVDELLHQQNGLTDPEQRAEILRQVQSIIAEDVPMIAIDYPKQTLAINKKVSGYDFSALWYWDAYAKNLHFTK